From a region of the Nonlabens sp. Hel1_33_55 genome:
- a CDS encoding cytochrome C oxidase subunit IV family protein has protein sequence MADHASHAEHNEHKLAIFRGKLKFKNNVQKIWGVLIFLSLITIVEVALGVIKPNFLNGEFLALKFLNWIFIILTLVKAYYITWDFMHMRDEVSGLRRAVVWTAVFLIIYLIAILLVEGDYIYEVYKNAAVSFDF, from the coding sequence ATGGCAGATCACGCATCACACGCAGAACATAATGAACATAAACTAGCAATCTTTAGAGGCAAGTTGAAGTTCAAGAACAACGTCCAGAAAATTTGGGGAGTTCTTATTTTTCTTTCTCTCATAACTATTGTTGAAGTAGCATTAGGTGTTATTAAGCCTAATTTTCTTAATGGCGAATTTCTAGCTTTGAAATTTCTCAACTGGATTTTCATCATTCTTACATTAGTTAAAGCATACTACATTACTTGGGACTTCATGCACATGCGTGACGAGGTAAGTGGATTGAGAAGAGCCGTCGTCTGGACCGCTGTTTTCTTGATCATTTATCTGATCGCTATTCTTTTAGTAGAAGGTGATTATATCTATGAGGTTTACAAGAACGCCGCTGTAAGTTTTGACTTCTAG
- the cyoE gene encoding heme o synthase encodes MSEAQAIAKSPGMLANYVEITKPRLSIVVVFSSIAGYFLGAVTYDWLTVVLLCIGGYFLVGSSNVFNQIIEQDRDALMKRTMNRPIPTGRIAVNHAWIFGLTMALTGVYLLYLINWPTAFFGALSIILYAAVYTPLKTRTPLCVFVGAFPGAIPYMLGWVAASGSFGIEPGTLFMLQFFWQFPHFWAIGWMLESDYKAGGFEMLPTGNADRGTAIQIVLYTIWTIAVSLIPAFGVTGSLYMTLWSAAVILLLGLWFLYYSVKLFRERTNAVARKLMLVSVSYITLIQIIYVIDKFIR; translated from the coding sequence TTGAGTGAGGCACAAGCCATAGCGAAATCTCCCGGAATGCTGGCCAATTATGTGGAAATCACAAAGCCGCGCCTGTCTATCGTTGTCGTGTTTTCTTCTATCGCCGGATACTTTTTAGGTGCTGTCACTTATGACTGGTTAACGGTCGTTTTGCTATGTATAGGTGGTTACTTTCTCGTAGGATCCTCAAACGTTTTCAACCAAATCATTGAACAGGATCGCGATGCGCTCATGAAACGCACGATGAACCGGCCTATTCCTACCGGAAGAATAGCGGTGAACCATGCTTGGATTTTTGGCCTGACCATGGCCTTGACAGGTGTTTACTTATTGTACTTGATCAACTGGCCTACGGCTTTCTTCGGTGCGCTGAGTATTATTCTATATGCTGCGGTATATACGCCGTTGAAGACGAGAACTCCGCTATGCGTTTTTGTGGGTGCCTTTCCTGGAGCGATTCCGTATATGTTGGGTTGGGTAGCAGCGAGTGGTAGTTTTGGCATTGAGCCTGGAACATTATTTATGTTGCAGTTTTTCTGGCAATTTCCGCATTTTTGGGCGATAGGATGGATGCTGGAAAGCGACTACAAAGCTGGTGGCTTTGAAATGTTGCCCACAGGAAATGCAGATCGTGGTACGGCGATTCAGATTGTTCTTTATACGATATGGACGATTGCGGTGTCGTTGATCCCAGCTTTTGGCGTGACTGGTTCTTTATACATGACCTTATGGAGTGCTGCGGTGATCTTACTGTTGGGACTTTGGTTTTTATATTATTCAGTCAAATTATTTAGGGAAAGAACGAATGCGGTAGCGCGCAAACTCATGCTGGTTAGTGTGAGTTATATAACATTAATACAGATCATCTACGTGATAGATAAATTTATAAGATAA
- a CDS encoding ABC transporter ATP-binding protein produces MIEIKDLHKSYKTGSNSLHVLKGINFNVKEGELVSIMGSSGSGKSTLLNILGMLDEADEGSYTLDGTPIKNLNEKIAAKYRNKFLGFIFQSFNLISYKNAIDNVALPLYYQKLPRKEREERAMHYLEKVGLADWADHLPNQLSGGQKQRVAIARALASDPKVLLADEPTGALDTKTSYEVMDLIQGINDEGRTILVVTHEPDIAQMTKRIVNLKDGRIIDDTLVDQVKAMSHV; encoded by the coding sequence ATGATTGAAATAAAAGACCTACACAAGTCATATAAAACGGGTAGCAACTCGCTACACGTTCTCAAGGGAATCAATTTTAATGTAAAAGAAGGTGAGTTGGTCTCTATCATGGGGTCTTCAGGTTCAGGAAAATCGACGCTACTCAACATATTGGGAATGCTGGATGAGGCAGATGAAGGCAGCTATACACTAGACGGCACACCCATCAAAAACCTCAATGAAAAGATTGCTGCAAAGTATCGCAACAAGTTCTTGGGATTTATTTTTCAGTCGTTCAATCTTATCAGTTACAAAAATGCCATTGATAATGTGGCTTTACCGTTGTATTATCAAAAACTTCCCAGAAAGGAACGTGAAGAACGCGCCATGCACTATCTAGAAAAGGTAGGACTTGCAGACTGGGCAGATCACTTGCCTAATCAACTATCTGGTGGACAAAAACAGCGTGTAGCTATTGCAAGAGCGCTTGCCAGTGACCCAAAAGTATTACTGGCAGATGAGCCAACAGGTGCACTGGATACCAAAACTTCTTATGAAGTGATGGACCTTATTCAAGGCATCAACGATGAAGGCCGTACCATTCTGGTCGTTACACACGAACCAGATATTGCTCAAATGACAAAACGTATTGTCAATCTCAAAGATGGTCGTATTATCGATGATACGCTGGTGGATCAAGTAAAAGCCATGAGTCATGTTTAA
- a CDS encoding leucine--tRNA ligase, which produces MLLYDHKEIEKKWQNYWAQNGTFHAQNHSEKPKFYALDMFPYPSGAGLHVGHPLGYIASDIVSRYKRHTGFNVLHPMGYDSFGLPAEQYAIQTGQHPAITTKDNIARYREQMDRIGFSFDWSREVKTSSPDYYKYTQEIFIMLFDSWYDNIANKARPISELEFCFRESGTTSINAATDEDLRQFTAAEWNAFTEQEQQEILLEYRLTFLADTEVNWCPALGTVLANDEIVNGVSERGGHPVVRKKMRQWMMRISAFAERLLNDLEGLDWSESIKEIQRNWIGKSIGSMVTFKLDRSDDNFPLRGNAAGNGADVSEKDLKIDVFTTRPDTIYGVTFMTLAPEHELVDIITTEDQKQAVEAYKKATAARSERERMADVKTISGVFTGAYALHPLSGEKIPVWIGDYVLAGYGTGAVMAVPCGDERDHAFANFFAGQKGMPEIKNIFKDVDVSEEAYAAKDDTKITNSESLNGMSYKSGAMAAAIEKLEEVGAGKGKTNYRLRDAVFSRQRYWGEPFPVYFKDGLPQMIDRKYLPLELPEVDEYLPTEDGAPPLGRATHWSWCTKENKVVSNDDDRDCVYPLELNTMPGWAGSSWYMFRYMDANNENEMFSSEAQEYWQNVDLYIGGSEHATGHLLYSRFWVKLLHDLGKVTVNEPFQKMINQGMILGESAFAYRLNPYYQLRNEIHGISMQNPTFVSLDVFSKSCESKEGPDSLLYTDVDYLLQDYIVKNAVSDIPEEPSFSLSKIRVDVSIVHNDKMNTDDFRSHNNHQEYVNSVFLEFQNGKLFNSPNTTDWKVSREVEKMSKSKYNVVNPDDICDQYGADTLRLYEMFLGPLEQAKPWNTAGITGVYGFIKKLWKLYHDENGFNVSDEKASPDSMKTLHKTIKKTREDIENFSFNTSVSSFMIAVNELTAQKCNNRGVLEPLAILVSPYAPHIAEELWSLLGHNESISEAEFPVFEEKYLVESSKTYPISFNGKMKFTLDLPVDVSKDELEQMVLENEKVQEQLEGKVVRKTIIVPGKIVNFVVG; this is translated from the coding sequence ATTCTGAAAAGCCAAAATTCTACGCGCTAGATATGTTCCCATATCCTAGTGGCGCTGGTCTGCATGTGGGTCATCCATTGGGCTACATCGCCAGCGACATTGTCTCTCGTTATAAGCGCCACACTGGCTTTAACGTGTTACACCCCATGGGTTATGATAGCTTTGGATTGCCGGCAGAACAGTACGCGATACAAACTGGTCAGCATCCTGCGATTACTACAAAGGACAACATTGCGAGGTACCGCGAGCAGATGGACCGCATCGGGTTTAGTTTTGACTGGTCGCGTGAGGTAAAAACCTCCTCTCCAGATTATTACAAATACACGCAGGAGATCTTCATCATGTTGTTTGACAGCTGGTACGATAACATTGCAAACAAAGCACGCCCTATAAGTGAGTTGGAGTTTTGCTTTCGCGAAAGCGGAACAACTTCCATCAACGCTGCAACAGATGAAGATTTGCGACAGTTCACAGCAGCAGAATGGAACGCTTTTACAGAACAAGAACAACAAGAAATTCTACTCGAATATCGTTTGACTTTCCTTGCAGATACCGAAGTCAACTGGTGTCCAGCATTAGGAACCGTACTGGCCAATGATGAAATAGTCAACGGCGTTTCAGAACGTGGTGGTCATCCAGTAGTGCGCAAAAAAATGCGCCAGTGGATGATGCGTATTAGCGCATTTGCAGAGCGTTTATTGAATGATTTGGAAGGTCTCGACTGGAGCGAATCCATCAAAGAAATCCAGCGCAACTGGATTGGAAAATCGATAGGATCGATGGTAACCTTTAAGCTGGATCGAAGCGATGACAATTTTCCCCTTAGGGGAAATGCCGCAGGCAATGGGGCAGATGTTTCCGAAAAAGATTTGAAAATAGACGTCTTCACCACACGACCTGATACTATCTATGGAGTGACCTTCATGACGCTGGCACCAGAACATGAGTTGGTCGATATCATAACCACAGAAGATCAAAAACAAGCGGTTGAGGCGTACAAAAAAGCTACCGCGGCGAGATCAGAGCGAGAGCGCATGGCAGATGTGAAAACCATATCAGGTGTATTCACGGGAGCCTATGCGCTACATCCATTGAGCGGTGAAAAGATACCGGTATGGATAGGCGATTATGTATTGGCAGGTTATGGAACTGGAGCTGTAATGGCAGTACCATGTGGTGATGAGCGTGATCATGCTTTTGCCAACTTCTTTGCAGGTCAGAAAGGAATGCCCGAAATCAAAAACATCTTCAAGGATGTGGACGTGAGTGAGGAAGCCTATGCCGCAAAAGACGATACAAAAATCACCAACAGCGAGTCCCTTAACGGAATGAGTTATAAATCTGGCGCGATGGCAGCAGCTATTGAAAAGCTGGAAGAAGTTGGTGCTGGTAAAGGAAAGACCAACTACAGATTGCGCGATGCGGTATTCTCCAGACAACGTTATTGGGGTGAGCCATTTCCAGTGTATTTCAAAGATGGTTTGCCACAAATGATTGACCGCAAATATTTGCCACTGGAATTACCAGAGGTAGATGAATATCTACCTACCGAAGATGGCGCACCACCTTTGGGACGTGCCACGCATTGGAGTTGGTGTACCAAAGAAAACAAAGTCGTTTCCAACGATGACGACCGTGATTGTGTATATCCCTTAGAATTAAACACCATGCCAGGCTGGGCAGGAAGTTCATGGTACATGTTTAGATACATGGATGCCAACAATGAGAACGAAATGTTCTCGAGCGAGGCTCAAGAATACTGGCAAAACGTCGATCTATATATAGGAGGAAGCGAGCACGCAACAGGTCACTTGTTGTACAGCAGATTCTGGGTGAAGTTGTTGCATGATCTTGGAAAAGTCACGGTCAATGAGCCATTCCAAAAGATGATCAATCAAGGGATGATTTTAGGTGAAAGTGCTTTTGCTTATCGACTGAATCCTTATTACCAATTACGAAATGAAATTCATGGGATTTCAATGCAGAACCCGACATTTGTCAGCTTAGATGTCTTTTCAAAATCTTGTGAAAGCAAAGAAGGTCCAGACTCATTGCTTTACACAGACGTTGATTATCTATTACAGGACTATATCGTAAAAAATGCGGTGTCTGATATTCCAGAAGAACCAAGCTTTAGTTTAAGTAAAATTAGGGTTGACGTTTCAATTGTCCATAATGATAAAATGAATACCGATGATTTCAGATCACACAACAATCACCAAGAATATGTGAATAGTGTTTTTCTGGAATTCCAAAACGGAAAGCTTTTTAATTCACCTAACACTACTGACTGGAAGGTCTCCCGAGAGGTTGAAAAAATGTCTAAGTCCAAATACAACGTCGTTAATCCAGACGATATCTGCGATCAATATGGAGCAGATACGTTGCGTTTGTATGAAATGTTTCTAGGTCCGCTAGAGCAGGCCAAGCCTTGGAATACCGCAGGAATTACGGGAGTTTATGGTTTTATCAAAAAGCTGTGGAAACTGTATCACGATGAAAACGGTTTTAATGTGAGCGATGAGAAAGCCTCGCCAGACAGCATGAAAACCTTGCATAAAACCATCAAGAAAACTCGCGAGGATATTGAGAACTTCTCATTTAATACCAGCGTGAGTAGCTTTATGATCGCAGTGAATGAATTGACCGCTCAAAAATGCAATAACCGTGGAGTATTGGAACCACTTGCGATATTGGTGTCGCCATATGCGCCACACATCGCAGAAGAATTGTGGTCATTACTAGGTCACAATGAATCCATCAGCGAGGCTGAGTTTCCAGTATTTGAAGAGAAATATCTGGTAGAAAGCAGCAAGACGTACCCTATTTCGTTTAACGGTAAAATGAAATTTACACTGGACCTACCAGTAGATGTTTCAAAAGATGAACTGGAACAAATGGTTTTGGAAAACGAGAAAGTTCAAGAGCAGTTGGAAGGAAAGGTAGTACGCAAGACGATTATCGTGCCTGGAAAGATTGTGAATTTTGTGGTGGGATAG
- a CDS encoding DUF420 domain-containing protein → MLEKRGPAIIIAISIVVPLVVVVLMFMPERYNFLGVDSGLFPLFHALLNGSTALLLITGFTLIKNGNRTAHRAVMTTAFVISAIFLVSYVISKISNEPVPYPEDAPLRVLYLFILVSHILLSAIILPLVLYTMYFAWNKRFERHKKIARWTFPIWLYIAITGVLVYVFMQPYY, encoded by the coding sequence ATGTTAGAAAAACGCGGCCCAGCCATCATTATCGCGATTTCAATAGTAGTTCCATTAGTGGTAGTGGTTCTTATGTTTATGCCAGAACGTTACAACTTCCTAGGTGTGGATTCTGGTTTGTTCCCTTTATTTCATGCCTTACTCAACGGTAGTACAGCATTGTTGTTAATTACTGGATTCACCTTAATAAAAAATGGAAACCGTACCGCACACCGTGCCGTTATGACCACGGCTTTTGTCATCAGTGCGATTTTTTTAGTGAGCTATGTCATATCAAAAATCAGCAACGAGCCGGTTCCCTATCCAGAAGACGCGCCACTGCGAGTTCTCTATCTTTTTATACTTGTCTCACATATTTTACTCTCTGCCATAATATTGCCGTTAGTACTTTATACCATGTATTTTGCATGGAATAAGAGGTTTGAACGACATAAGAAAATAGCACGATGGACCTTTCCTATATGGCTTTATATCGCCATCACAGGAGTTTTGGTTTACGTATTCATGCAACCCTATTATTAG
- a CDS encoding heme-copper oxidase subunit III, which yields MTDVTELPIEQKLARSKKQMMWFAIASLVMMFAGLTSAYVVSSSRRDWVDIDMPSEFFYSTGVILLSSLTLWLAKSLIKKGDKGAAMIFTVITFVLGTIFVIMQFMGFNSIIEMGYRFTGAASNVNASFIYVIVVAHLAHIVAGLIALTVMTVQTIRGKYTSENLLGFELGSMFWHFVDILWIYLLLFLVFAKDIF from the coding sequence ATGACAGATGTAACGGAATTACCCATTGAGCAAAAGTTAGCTCGATCCAAAAAACAGATGATGTGGTTTGCCATTGCCAGCCTTGTCATGATGTTTGCTGGATTGACGAGTGCTTATGTGGTGAGTAGTAGTAGAAGAGATTGGGTGGATATTGATATGCCATCAGAGTTTTTCTATAGTACTGGAGTGATTTTATTGAGTAGTTTGACATTATGGCTTGCAAAGAGCTTGATTAAAAAAGGAGATAAAGGTGCCGCGATGATTTTTACCGTGATCACTTTTGTATTGGGAACTATTTTTGTCATTATGCAGTTCATGGGTTTCAATTCTATTATTGAAATGGGATACCGCTTTACTGGTGCGGCCAGCAATGTGAATGCTTCCTTTATTTATGTCATAGTCGTGGCGCACCTTGCCCACATTGTTGCTGGCTTGATCGCACTTACCGTAATGACGGTACAAACGATAAGAGGAAAATATACAAGTGAAAACCTATTGGGTTTTGAGCTGGGCTCAATGTTCTGGCACTTTGTAGATATATTATGGATCTATTTACTATTGTTTTTAGTTTTTGCTAAAGATATTTTTTAG
- a CDS encoding membrane or secreted protein: MSEKKDSYEIKKTNKVAKYFVLVVLFALPLVAYLFFLGGKHHFDTLPVMKESVGSLESFRTLEGDQVQLLDSVSVITFLGSKPYDRLGYVSNINEKIYKEFHEFDTFQMISIIPQAGIADIEEMRSQMRGTTDIEDWHFITATDAQIKEFFNTLDSDLQLNPDLSSNFAFIFDKDASLRGREADDEDPELYGYDTESVAALQKTMIDDMRVLLAEYRFAFKKNRDDQIKDDE; the protein is encoded by the coding sequence ATGTCAGAAAAGAAAGATTCTTACGAGATCAAAAAAACGAATAAGGTTGCCAAGTATTTTGTTTTGGTAGTCTTGTTTGCTCTGCCATTAGTTGCTTATCTATTCTTTTTAGGTGGCAAACATCACTTTGATACGCTGCCGGTAATGAAGGAATCGGTTGGATCTCTAGAAAGTTTTAGAACGTTAGAAGGAGATCAAGTTCAACTACTGGATAGCGTTAGTGTAATTACCTTCTTGGGAAGTAAGCCTTATGATAGATTGGGATATGTTTCTAATATCAATGAGAAGATCTATAAGGAATTTCATGAGTTTGATACGTTCCAGATGATTTCGATCATTCCGCAAGCTGGTATTGCAGATATAGAAGAGATGCGTTCACAAATGCGTGGCACTACAGATATTGAAGACTGGCATTTTATTACTGCCACTGATGCTCAGATCAAGGAGTTTTTCAACACGCTTGATTCTGATTTGCAGCTCAATCCAGATCTTTCTTCCAATTTTGCCTTCATCTTTGACAAAGACGCCTCCTTAAGAGGTCGTGAGGCAGATGATGAAGACCCAGAACTTTATGGGTACGACACAGAAAGTGTAGCCGCATTGCAAAAAACAATGATCGATGACATGCGCGTCTTGCTAGCAGAATATAGATTTGCCTTCAAGAAAAATCGTGACGATCAAATAAAGGACGATGAGTAG
- a CDS encoding SCO family protein, which produces MSRENNTPYYIGLGIIILIFGYFAVTNIVDYIQKDKVVDSNRSEDRDPVADKFLYKFNKVPDFEFVNQNGDTVTNETLLGKVYILDFFFTTCPTICTPMSRNLSIVTDKLSKYDDYMSVSISIDPANDTPEVLKEYAARYQANDSIWQFLTGDKLDTYKLAREGFSSFVGESDDPAIRFEHSGNFALVDQEGYIRSRKDAYGNWIKVYSGIEENDFPAMLKEITEDAETLLNK; this is translated from the coding sequence ATGAGTAGAGAGAATAACACACCTTATTATATAGGATTAGGGATCATCATTTTGATCTTTGGATATTTTGCGGTTACCAACATTGTTGACTACATCCAGAAGGATAAAGTCGTGGATAGCAACCGCAGTGAAGATCGTGATCCAGTAGCAGACAAATTTCTCTATAAATTTAATAAGGTTCCAGACTTTGAATTTGTGAACCAAAATGGAGATACAGTAACTAATGAAACGCTTTTAGGAAAAGTGTACATCCTAGATTTTTTCTTCACAACCTGCCCTACGATTTGTACACCTATGAGCCGCAATCTGTCCATCGTCACAGACAAACTCTCTAAATATGATGATTATATGTCAGTGTCGATAAGCATTGATCCAGCTAACGACACGCCAGAAGTGTTGAAGGAATATGCAGCACGTTACCAGGCAAATGATTCTATCTGGCAATTTTTAACAGGCGATAAATTAGACACCTATAAATTAGCTCGTGAGGGCTTTAGTTCATTCGTTGGAGAAAGTGATGATCCAGCCATACGATTTGAGCATAGTGGTAATTTTGCTCTTGTGGATCAAGAAGGTTACATAAGATCTAGAAAAGACGCTTATGGCAACTGGATAAAAGTTTACAGTGGTATTGAAGAAAATGATTTTCCTGCAATGCTTAAAGAGATTACTGAAGATGCAGAAACCCTTTTAAATAAATAA
- a CDS encoding cytochrome c oxidase subunit 3, with protein MDTTVAATGTEGQKWGGGTRPLNASYGKLMMWFFILSDALTFSGFLAAYGFSRFKFIEEWPIADEVFNHFPFMHGVDAPMFYVALMTFILIGSSVTMVLAVDAGHYMNRKKVAFYLLLTVIGGLIFVGSQAWEWKNFIAGEYGAVKTKGGKILQFVDAQGERVALEEFVTVGPRQVQPYGQSEGIWYESSGYENATYTLSEVQQGFAARPDLLIRTQLLQVNEETGASEKTILSREESLFKLDNQAVSVVEGANLTENEYGAPLFADFFFFITGFHGFHVFSGVIFNLIIFFNVLLGTYERRGSYEMVEKVGLYWHFVDLVWVFVFTFFYLV; from the coding sequence ATGGATACGACGGTAGCTGCTACTGGTACAGAAGGCCAAAAATGGGGTGGCGGCACACGACCACTCAACGCGAGTTATGGAAAGTTGATGATGTGGTTCTTCATCTTGTCAGATGCGCTTACGTTTTCTGGTTTTCTTGCTGCCTATGGATTTTCCCGATTCAAGTTTATCGAGGAATGGCCTATAGCAGATGAGGTGTTTAATCACTTCCCATTTATGCATGGTGTAGATGCGCCGATGTTCTATGTAGCATTGATGACGTTTATACTTATTGGGTCGTCAGTTACTATGGTACTAGCTGTAGATGCTGGGCATTATATGAACCGCAAAAAGGTTGCTTTTTATCTCTTACTTACAGTTATAGGTGGTTTGATATTCGTTGGTTCTCAAGCTTGGGAATGGAAGAATTTTATCGCTGGTGAATATGGAGCAGTCAAAACAAAAGGTGGTAAAATATTGCAGTTTGTTGACGCTCAAGGCGAAAGAGTAGCACTTGAAGAGTTTGTTACCGTTGGACCTAGACAGGTGCAACCATATGGTCAAAGCGAAGGGATATGGTATGAATCTTCTGGATATGAAAATGCTACCTACACACTATCTGAAGTACAACAAGGCTTTGCAGCGAGACCAGACCTATTAATTCGTACCCAACTTCTTCAAGTTAATGAAGAAACTGGAGCGTCTGAAAAGACTATTTTGTCTAGAGAAGAATCGCTTTTCAAATTAGATAATCAAGCAGTAAGTGTTGTGGAAGGTGCTAATCTGACTGAAAATGAATATGGAGCACCATTATTTGCAGACTTCTTTTTCTTCATTACTGGATTCCACGGTTTCCACGTATTTTCTGGAGTTATCTTCAACTTGATTATTTTCTTCAACGTTCTTTTGGGAACTTATGAGCGTAGAGGAAGCTATGAGATGGTAGAGAAGGTCGGTTTATACTGGCACTTTGTAGACCTTGTTTGGGTATTTGTATTTACATTCTTCTACCTCGTTTAA
- a CDS encoding ABC transporter permease yields the protein MFNIESWQEIFETIRKNKLRTFLTAFSVFLGIFILVILMGFSNGIENGVKSEFESDATNRISIRTGITTKSYNGLNPGRRLQLRNGDYDNLSQKYDEQIEYKTGTYSTWGGQVNYQQQQGNYRIEGANADQQFIENQSMVSGRFLNQTDIDEKKKVAVIGNQMKLDLFKDENPINKTILLNNNINFQVVGVYTDPGGNREESRLFIPLSTAQQVFNAGDDIRSIAYTVKMSDNFDEAVDLSMAMSQAIDQDLRSRFAVAPDDRAAVRVDNTLEQAQKIYGLIDTIRAVFWFIGIGTIIAGIVGVSNIMLIIVKERTKEIGIRKALGALPSQITGMILQEAIFITAIAGFIGLFAGVLAMEAISPLVETDFLKYPKADLRTSLTTVILLIVAGAIAGYIPARRAANIKPIEALRDE from the coding sequence ATGTTTAATATAGAAAGCTGGCAAGAGATTTTTGAAACCATTCGTAAGAATAAACTACGTACGTTTTTAACTGCATTTTCTGTATTTCTCGGAATTTTTATTCTAGTGATCCTAATGGGTTTCTCCAACGGAATCGAGAACGGTGTAAAGTCAGAATTTGAAAGTGATGCCACCAATAGGATATCCATCCGAACCGGAATCACTACCAAAAGCTACAACGGACTCAACCCAGGGCGCAGGTTGCAATTGCGCAACGGTGATTATGATAATCTGAGTCAGAAATACGATGAGCAGATTGAATATAAAACTGGGACTTATTCTACATGGGGCGGACAAGTAAATTACCAGCAACAACAAGGTAATTACCGTATTGAAGGCGCTAATGCAGATCAGCAATTTATAGAGAACCAATCTATGGTTTCAGGTCGCTTTCTTAATCAGACAGATATTGATGAGAAGAAAAAGGTCGCCGTGATAGGTAACCAGATGAAGCTTGACCTTTTTAAGGATGAAAATCCTATCAATAAAACCATTCTATTAAATAATAATATCAACTTTCAGGTTGTAGGCGTTTATACAGATCCAGGCGGTAATCGTGAGGAATCTAGGTTGTTCATACCGTTAAGTACAGCGCAGCAGGTTTTCAACGCTGGTGATGATATAAGAAGCATTGCATACACCGTTAAGATGAGCGATAACTTTGACGAGGCTGTTGATTTGAGTATGGCCATGTCACAAGCGATCGATCAGGATTTGAGATCAAGATTTGCAGTAGCGCCAGATGATCGTGCTGCAGTGCGAGTCGATAATACATTGGAACAGGCGCAGAAAATTTACGGTCTTATCGATACGATAAGAGCCGTTTTTTGGTTCATCGGTATAGGAACAATCATTGCTGGAATTGTAGGAGTAAGTAATATTATGCTCATCATAGTAAAAGAGAGAACAAAGGAAATAGGAATCCGCAAGGCGTTGGGAGCACTACCTTCACAAATTACTGGAATGATTCTTCAAGAAGCTATTTTCATCACCGCGATCGCAGGGTTTATAGGATTGTTCGCCGGTGTCCTAGCCATGGAAGCTATAAGTCCACTAGTGGAAACTGACTTTCTTAAATATCCTAAAGCAGATTTAAGAACATCACTAACCACCGTGATACTTTTAATTGTTGCTGGAGCTATTGCTGGATATATTCCAGCGCGTAGAGCGGCAAACATAAAACCCATCGAAGCCTTAAGAGACGAATAA